The Maridesulfovibrio hydrothermalis AM13 = DSM 14728 DNA window GGACAGGACCTTTACGTGGCATATTAATACTCCTTGGAATTAAATGCTATTTAGGACGCTTAGCGCCGTACTTGGAACGACCCTGACGACGATCTGCAACACCGGCGGTGTCAAGAGAGCCGCGAACAATATGGTAACGTACACCAGGTAAATCTTTTACACGACCACCACGGATGAGTACCACGGAGTGTTCCTGCAAGTTATGACCTTCACCACCGATGTAAGCAGTTACTTCGATGCTATTGGTCAAACGTACACGTGCTACTTTACGCAGCGCGGAGTTAGGCTTCTTAGGTGTGGTTGTATACACTCTTGTGCATACGCCACGACGCTGGGGGCAAGCCTGAAGCGCAGGAGTTTTCTTACGCTTGAGCTGCTTTTCACGCCCTTTTCTTATGAGCTGATTGATGGTTGGCATGAACCCTCCAATTTATATTTATTTGCAAAGACCGACGCAGTTAGACTAATATTTCAGATTTTGTCAAGAACAAACTGAAACATCTCTGTTAAAATTACAAGTCAGGTTGCAACGACCTGCCTGTAAAAATGCTAACCGCGTACTGGCGCCGGCACTATCTATCGTTAACGAGCAGAGGCTCATCTTCAAGTTCTTCAAGGAACTTATCAGCACGTTCAGGTTGATCAGGTACGATTACTCCTGTGCGCGCATATTTACGGAAACCAGTTCCCGCAGGAATCAGACGTCCGACAATAACGTTTTCTTTCAGTCCGCGCAGATAATCTTTTTTGCCGCTCAAGGATGACTCGGTAAGAACCTTGGTCGTCTCCTGAAAAGATGCAGCAGAGATAAATGACGCTGTAGAAAGGGAAGCCTGAGTGATACCCAGAACATGTGTCTGGGAAGTAGCCGGCTTAAGTCCATTATTGACAGCTTCCAAGTTAGTTTCCATGAACCGCTGCTTGTCCACCTGTTCGCCCACAAGAAAATGGGTCTCGCCGGGATCAACGACGCTGACCTTCTTGAGCATCTGGCGGACAATAACTTCGATGTGCTTATCGTTAATTCCAACACCCTGAAAGCGGTAAACATCCTGAATTTCTTCAACTAGAAATCGTGCAAGAAACTTCTCGCCTTTGACTTTCAGAATATCATGAAGTTCAGGCAGTCCTTCAGTCATCAAATCTCCAGCTTCAACAAAGTCGCCTTCCTGAGCTGTTATATGACGTCCTTTAGGTACCAAATATTCTTTAGTATCACCTACTTCAGGGGTAACAACTATTTTGCGCTTGCCTTTGGATTCAGCCCCATAGGAGACCACACCATCAATCTCCGAAATGATTCCAAGTTCCTTTGGTTTGCGCACTTCAAACAACTCCGCAACTCTCGGCAGACCACCAACAATATCTTTGGTCTTGGATGTTTCGCGAAGTTTACGTGCGATAATATCACCAGCATTGATGATAGTACCGTCTTTAACCATCAAAATCGCACCTACAGGCAATGGATATATCGCTTTAAGCGTAGATCCGGGACGGGACAGAGGCTCACCGTCTTCACCGCAGATGGAAATAGAAGGTTTAAAGTTTGTGGTCCGGTATTCCTGAATTGTGTATGTAGCCTGATTAGTGGCTTCATCAATTCTTTCCTGAAAAGTTTTACCTTCAACAAGGTCGGTAAACTTAACCAAGCCGGTAACGTCTGTGATGAAGGGTTCTGCAAGCGGATCCCACTCAGCCAACACGGTTCCTTGAGTGATCTGCTGCCCTTCTTCAACGTAAAGTTTAGCACCGAGTGGCAGAACGTACTTTTCACGTTCTCTGCCCTGCTCGTCTACGATAGCAATCTGGCAGCTCTTTCCGAGAACCATCTGATCGCCATCTACATTACGTACAGAGCGCATACGGGTAAGAACAACAGAACCGTTATGCTGTGCTTCAAAAGATGACTGTTCAATTTCACGACTTGCGGTACCACCAATATGGAAAGTACGCATTGTAAGCTGTGTTCCAGGCTCACCAATCGACTGTGCTGCAATAATACCGACAGTTTCACCGACATTTACTATATGTCCTCTCGCAAGATCACGTCCGTAACACATGGCACAAACACCGTGTTTACTGCGACAGGTAAGCGGCGAACGCACAATCATTGAGTTAATACCGTTGTCATCAACGATTTTAGCGTAATGTTCGTCAATCAATGAATTGGCAGGAACAAGAATCTCGCCAGTCTCTTCCTTGACGATATCGTGAATTGTGACACGACCAAGCACCTTTTCGGCCAGTCTTTCCTTGATCTCTCCACCTTTAATATAGTGGGTAAGTTCAAGGCCGTCCACTGTGCGGCAATCGTGCTCAGAAACAGTAACGTCCTGTACAACATCGACCAGACGACGGGTAAAGTAACCGGAGTTAGCAGTTTTCAGAGCAGTATCTGCCAGCCCCTTACGAGCACCATGAGTTGAGTTGAAGTACTGAAGAACCGACAGACCTTCACGAAAAGATGAAGTAATCGGAGTTTCAATAATCTCACCAGAAGGCTTGGCCATAAGACCACGCATACCAGCAAGCTGTCTCATCTGATCCTGGTTACCACGAGCTCCAGAATGAGCCATCATGAAAACCGGGTTGAAACTGGAGTTGGTCTGCTGTTTGCCTGTCTTGGGGTCAACCAGAATATCGGTCGACATCTCACGGGTCATTTCAGTTGAAACATCGTTGGTAACTTTAGTCCAGACGTCGATAACTTTATTGTATTTCTCAGTACGGGTAATAATACCTTCACGGTACTGAGCTTCAATATTTTCAACTTCACCATAAGCAGCCTCAAGCAGACCGGCTTTTGCTGCCGGAATGGTCAAGTCTTTAACACCAATGGTGATTGCTGCTCTGGTTGCATGCTCGTACCCGAGATCTTTAAGGCGGTCACAAAGAATGACTGTGGCCTTGCTGCCTGCGGTACGGTATGCATTTGAAACAAGTCCTGCAATATTCTTTTTGGTCATAACTTTGTTAGCATATTCAAACCCCATTCCTTCAGGAACGAGTTCACCAACAAGAATACGGCCGGCGGTAGTGTCAACAATTTTGCCTTCAACTTTAACTTTGATGGCAGCATGCAGACTGATCACCTGTGCATCGAGAGCAGCAATTACTTCCCACGGTGCGGTGAAAGTCATGCCTTCACCTTTTGCAAAAGAACGTTCAACGGTCAGATAGTACAGACCCAAAACGATATCCTGCGAAGGATTGATGATCGGCTGACCATTTGCAGGGG harbors:
- the rpoC gene encoding DNA-directed RNA polymerase subunit beta'; its protein translation is MRRTSGAGLAGRGLKGIQISIASPEKIREWSFGEVKKPETINYRTFKPERDGLFCAKIFGPVKDYECNCGKYKRMKHRGIVCEKCGVEVIASKVRRERMGHIELAAPVAHIWFLKTLPSKIGTLLDITMADLEKVLYFDSYIVLEPGETPLKQYQIISEDQYFQVIDHYGEDAIGVGMGAETIKGLLAQIDMPTLRTELREESLTTRSQTKKKKLTKRLKIVEAFLESGNNCQWMIMDVIPVIPPELRPLVPLDGGRFATSDLNDLYRRVINRNNRLKRLIELGAPDIIIRNEKRMLQESVDALFDNGRRGRAITGTNGRPLKSLSDMIKGKQGRFRQNLLGKRVDYSGRSVIVVGPKLKLHQCGLPKKMALELFKPFIYAELERREIATTIKSAKKMVEREDLVVWDILDDVVREYPIMLNRAPTLHRLGIQSFEPTLVEGKAIQLHPLVCSAYNADFDGDQMAVHVPLSVEAQIECRVLMMSSNNILSPANGQPIINPSQDIVLGLYYLTVERSFAKGEGMTFTAPWEVIAALDAQVISLHAAIKVKVEGKIVDTTAGRILVGELVPEGMGFEYANKVMTKKNIAGLVSNAYRTAGSKATVILCDRLKDLGYEHATRAAITIGVKDLTIPAAKAGLLEAAYGEVENIEAQYREGIITRTEKYNKVIDVWTKVTNDVSTEMTREMSTDILVDPKTGKQQTNSSFNPVFMMAHSGARGNQDQMRQLAGMRGLMAKPSGEIIETPITSSFREGLSVLQYFNSTHGARKGLADTALKTANSGYFTRRLVDVVQDVTVSEHDCRTVDGLELTHYIKGGEIKERLAEKVLGRVTIHDIVKEETGEILVPANSLIDEHYAKIVDDNGINSMIVRSPLTCRSKHGVCAMCYGRDLARGHIVNVGETVGIIAAQSIGEPGTQLTMRTFHIGGTASREIEQSSFEAQHNGSVVLTRMRSVRNVDGDQMVLGKSCQIAIVDEQGREREKYVLPLGAKLYVEEGQQITQGTVLAEWDPLAEPFITDVTGLVKFTDLVEGKTFQERIDEATNQATYTIQEYRTTNFKPSISICGEDGEPLSRPGSTLKAIYPLPVGAILMVKDGTIINAGDIIARKLRETSKTKDIVGGLPRVAELFEVRKPKELGIISEIDGVVSYGAESKGKRKIVVTPEVGDTKEYLVPKGRHITAQEGDFVEAGDLMTEGLPELHDILKVKGEKFLARFLVEEIQDVYRFQGVGINDKHIEVIVRQMLKKVSVVDPGETHFLVGEQVDKQRFMETNLEAVNNGLKPATSQTHVLGITQASLSTASFISAASFQETTKVLTESSLSGKKDYLRGLKENVIVGRLIPAGTGFRKYARTGVIVPDQPERADKFLEELEDEPLLVNDR
- the rpsL gene encoding 30S ribosomal protein S12, whose protein sequence is MPTINQLIRKGREKQLKRKKTPALQACPQRRGVCTRVYTTTPKKPNSALRKVARVRLTNSIEVTAYIGGEGHNLQEHSVVLIRGGRVKDLPGVRYHIVRGSLDTAGVADRRQGRSKYGAKRPK